In the genome of Microbacterium paraoxydans, the window GCGCTGGTAGGTGGCGGCCCAGTCCAGGCTCCCGCAGCCCAGCACCAGGTATTCAACACCGCTCAGGTCCGGGCCGGTGGTGGTGAGCCAGTCGACGAAGCGCTTCGCATTGTCGGGTGGGGTGCCGTTGTAGGAGGAGGTCACGATGACGACCGGCCCGGCCGTGGGCAGGTCCGCGGTGGCCTCATCGAGGGAGGCCACTCGGGTGTGCCAGCCACGGGCGGCCCCATCGCCGGCGATGGTGCGGGCCAAGCCCTCACTGCTGCCCCCGTTGGAGCCGTAAAGCACCAGCATCGGCGTGCCGTGCGCATCCGCCGGTGGTGTCGCGGCGGCGGACGCCTTCCGAGCAGGAGCAGGAGCAGGGGCGGACGCGGGTGCTGTGGCGTCGGTGCGGAGCTGGGTGTGGCTGAGGCGGTTGGCGGCGTGGATGGTGAGGTTCTTGGGCTTGATCGTCAGCGACTCGGCGATCTTCAGCTCATACCCGGGGTCGGTCAGGGCGATGTCGAAGCGCTGGAGCATCATCGCCAGCACCAAGGTGGCCTCCTGCAACGCGAAGGGACGACCGATGCAGGCCCGTGCGCCGTGGCCGAACGGCATCCACGCATACTCGGGGATCTCATCCATCCGTTCCGGGGAGAACCGGTCCGGGTCGAACCGCGTCGGCTCGGGCCACACGGCCGGATCGGTGTGCAGGGTCGGGAGCATCACCATCACGCTCTCTCCGGCGGCGATGTCGTATCCGCCCAGCGTGGTGTCCTCACTCGGGGACAGCGCGAACGCCGGAGCGGTGGGATGCAGCCGCAGGGTCTCACGCAGAACCTGCCCGATGTAGCCCAACTTGGCCAGGTCAGCGAACTCCGGGGTCCGATCACCCAAGACCTCATCAACCACCTCGCGGGCCTTCGCGAGCACATCGGGGTGGGTCAGCAGCTTGTGGGTCGCGAAGGACAACAGCCCGGAGGTGGTCTCATGCCCGGCGATGAGGAAGGTCGCGAGCTGATACTGGACGTTCTCCTCCGACAGCTTCTCCCCGGTGAGCGGGTCCGCAGCCGACAGCATCCGCTCCAGCAGGTCATCAGGCCGCTGATCGACAGGCCTACCGGCGCGGGCCGTGACGATGTCCTGGGTGATCTGCCGCATGGTGGCGATGTCCTCGCGGTAGCGGCGGTTGGTGCCGACCATGAACGGCTGCACCCCCGGTAGGCGCTCGCTGCGCAGCCCCGCCTCGGTCAGCGCGCCCACCATCGCACCGACGAAAGGGTGATGGTTCTCGGAGTAGAACGAGTTGAACCGCACATCGAACGCACACAGCGCGATCGTGTCCAGCGTCAGCCGGGTCATGTCCTCGGCGACGTCGATCTCCACGTCTGGCCCGAAGCGCTCCCAGCGGACCATCATCTGCTCGGCGATGTCGAGCATCTGGCCAAAGTAGTCCTTCATCGCCATCGTCCCGAACGCCGGCATCAACAACCGGTGCGCCTTCCCCCAGTTCGGCTCCTCGTTGTACGCGGTGAACAGCCCGTCACCACCGAAGTCGCGCACCTGATCGATCGCGTCATGGACCTTCTTCGACCACAACGGACTGGAGCACATCTCCGCCACCAGCGCGTGTTCCGAGGCGAAGATCTGCCGCGTGCCCAGCACATCAAGGGCGAACATGCCGCCGTACTTGGCGTGATAGTCCTCAGCGAACTCGATTGAGGTCTCCTGCGAAGCGCCCAGCACCTCGAACAGGTTCCCCACCACCGGCAGGGCGGCAGGGCCGGGGATACGAGGGGTGCCGGTGGCGTTGGGAGGAGTCATCGAAAGGGCCTTCCTGTTCACGATCTATCGGGTCGAACCGTCCATCGCCCCTGGTGGCTGGCTGTGAGCGGGCGCACCCGGTCAGAGGTCGGAGTGCGGCCTGAAGCCCGGCCATGAGTTCGGGCACCGCGTGACGTCTCCCAACACACTAACTTGGCCACTCGCCTAGGTCAACTGGCCACGTCGTGTGCCCAAGGCGTATGATGGGGCTATGGACGATCGAGGAGAGGCGCGTACGCCGCGCAAACAGATCAGCGCTGGCGAGCGTCGAGAGCAGTTGGTGGCCGCCGCGCTGCGGGTGATGAGGCGCGACGGGATCGCTGCGGCGAGCACCCGTGCGATCTGCGCTGAGGCGGGGATGCCGCACGGGGCGTTTCACTACTGCTTCCACTCCAAGAAGGAGCTGTACGCAGCCCTGCTGGCCAGTGACATCGAGATCGACCTGGGGGCCGCCTGGCCGCATATTTCACCCGATGCAAGCCCGTTTGAGAACATCCGCACCTTGCTGCTGGCGTTCTGGTCACAGATCGAGACCGACCCCGACGCGCAGTTGGTCCTGTTCGACCTGGGCAGCTTCGCGCTGCGCGACCCCGAACTCCAGGAGCTGCCACAGCACGAGCACGCCGCCTCCCTGGAGAAAGCCACCGGCTACATCACCCGCCTGGCGGACGAGGCGCGTCTGGACTTCGCCCAGGACGAGCGAGTGCTCGCCGAACTCGTCCTCGACACACTTAACGGAGTCGCCTGGTCCTGGCTGGCCCACCGAGACAACGACCTCGCCCGCCAGAGCCTGGAACGGTTCGCGAGCCTGGCGGCATCGTTCGCACGCACCAGCAGCGAACACACCAGCTAGCGCCACGCGGCACCTCGCCGCACATCACACCAGCAGTCCTGTACGGGCTGCGCACTACCACCAGAACTGTACCGGCACGACGGTTTAGTTTGAGGAAGATACTGAGGAGACTGAACATGAATGAACTGATGACGCCAGCCAGGCGATGGGCCTCGCTGGCTGTGCTGGTGGGAGCGGTGCTGCTGCTGGCCATTGACGCCACGGTGCTGTATCTGGCGGTGCCGTCGCTGACCGCCGACCTGTCCCCGACGGCCTCGCAGGTGCTGTGGATCGGGGACATCTACTCCCTGGCCCTGGCGGGGCTGCTGGTCACGATGGGGAACCTGGCCGACCGGATTGGGCGCAAGAAGCTGCTGCTGATCGGAGCCGCAGCGTTCGGACTCGCCTCCATCCTGGCCGCCTTCGCGCCGACCGCGGAAGTCCTCATCGCCGCACGCCTGCTGCTGGGTGTGGCCGGAGCGACGATCATGCCCTCGACGCTGTCGCTGATCCGCAACATCTTCACCGATCCGATTGAGCGCACCCGTGCGATCGCGATCTGGTCGGCAGCGGCCGCCAGCGGCATCGCACTTGGCCCTCTGGTAGGCGGGGCACTGCTGGAGAACTTCTGGTGGGGCTCGGTGTTCCTGATCAACCTGCCCGTCATGGCACTGGTCATCGGCCTGGGCGCGTGGTTGCTGCCGGAGTCCCGCAACCCCAACCCCGGCCGGTTCGACCTGATCTCCAGCGGCCTGTCGATGCTGGCGATCATCCCGTTCGTGTACACGATCAAGCAGGTCACCGGCGGCAAGTTCGACCTCCTCACCGCAGCGGCGATCATCGCGAGCGTGGTCGGCGGCATCCTGTTCGTGCGCCGTCAGCGCAAGACCGCCTCTCCGATGATCGACGTGGACCTGTTCCGCGTGCCTGCCTTCAGCGGCGCGGTGCTGGTCAACTTCATCTCGGTGTTCGCCCTCAGCGGTGTGCTGTTCTTCTTCTCCCAGTACCTCCAGCTCGCCCGCGGCCTCAGCCCGCTCCAGGCCGGACTCGCGCAGCTACCCGCCGCCCTCTCGGCGATGGCCGCTGTGGCAGTGGTCGGGTTCCTCCTCACCCGTCTCGGTCGCGGCCGGGCGATCGGGGTGGCTCTGATCACCGGCGCGGTCGGGCTTGGGCTGCTGGCCGCATTGGAGAGCAGCGAGCAGTTGGCCTGGGTGCTGCTGGCCGTGGTCCCACTCGGGCTGGGCATCGGTGTCGCCGAGACCCTGTCGGTGGATGCGGTGGTCTCCGCCGTCAAGCCAGCCAAGGCCGGAGCCGCGGCCTCGGTCGCCGAGACCGCCTACGAGCTCGGCGTGGCCCTGGGCATCGCGATCCTCGGCTCGCTGATGAGCGTGTTCTACCGCGGAGGCCTCGACCTGCCGACAGGTGTTCCCGGCGAGGTAGCGGCCCGGGTCGAGGACTCACTCGCCTCGGCGACCGCGGTCCTCGAGCCCGGAAGCCCGGTCCTGGAAGCCGCGCAGCACGCGTTCGTCTCGGCAATGCAGTCCACCACCCTGATCGCCGGGGGAGTGATGGTCCTCGCCGCGATCGTGGCCTTCACCCTCATCCCGAACAACAAGGACGCCGTCACCGCCGACCACTGAAAACCTGACCACAACTGAAATCCTTGAACCGAACCCACGAGAAAGGAGACGCATCATGGCACGGACCGCCGGACGCAGCGCAGACGAGACCAGACAACTCATCCTGACCTCGGCCGCACGCCTGATCGGCCGGCACGGCACCACGGTGCCCGTGACCGACATCGCCGAGGCCGCCGGGGTCTCCAAAGGCGGCCTGCTCTACCACTTCCCGAACAAGGAAACACTGCTGAACGGGGTGGCCACCAACCTGATGACCCAGTTCCGCAGCCACGTCGAGCAGGCCGCGACCGCCGAGCCCGAAGGGGTCCCGGGCAGACTCACCCGCGCCTACATCCGCGTCAGCTTCGCTCACGCCGGGGACCCCAGCGGGCTACGCGACTACATCGCCCTAGCCGCTCACCTGATGTTCGAGCCCGCCCTAGAAGAACTCGCCCAAGCAGACGCCGCGCAGTGGCGCAGCGCGCTCTTCGAAGACGGCCTCGACCCCGCGATCGCTCGCATGGTCATCGCCGCCACCGACGGGTCCAACAGCGCCCCGCTGTGGGGAGCCGTCCTGACCGAGCCCGACCGCACCGCCCTCGAAGCCGACCTGATCGCCCTCACGCAACGTGACGACTCATCCGGCTGACCCACACCATTCACGGAAAGGAAAACCACGCCATGACCAACATCGTCTACCGCCCCTACCAGCCGCAAGACGCCGAGGACATCAAGAAGATCATCAACGAAGCCTTCTACATCCACCGCTACGTCACCGGCCGCCTGGTCCTTGACAGTGCGCTGGAGATCTACCTGCGCGAGCGCCTCCTGGCCAGCACCTGGACCCGCGTCGCGGTCCAGGACGAACGTGTCGTCGGCATCATCATGGGCCAAGTCGACGGGCAGCCACGCCTCGGCGGCCGATTCACCAACCGACTCCTGACCCTGGCGCACACGCTCCGCGCCGGCATCCTCGGCCTGCCCCAGTGGAAGTCGATGCGCCAATACTTCGCCTTCGACCGCGTATACGGTGAGCTGCGCAAGAAAACCCCGAGCCCGCTGACCGACGAACTGACGCTCTTCGCCGTGGACTCCAGCACCCGCGGACTCGGCATCGGCAAGACCCTCTACCGCGACTACCTCGACCACCTCCGCAGCCTCGGACGCAGCGACTTCTACCTCTACACCGACTCCCTGTGCACCTTCCAGTTCTACGAGAAGCAGGGCATGACCCGCACCGCCTCCGAAGACATGAACCTCGTCCTCGACGGCAAACCTGAAGCCCTAGGCGTCTACCTGTACTCGGGCACCGCCACCTAAGACCACGACACGAGCACCGGGCTCCAGGACTTCAAGCCCGGAACCCTCGATGGGACAATGGGTCGCATCGGCCCGTTCCCGCCTACGGCACGCGATCGTCGCCGAACACCGGCAGACCGACCACGCCACCCGACACGAAAGCAGGAGCCGATGGCACGTACACGTTCCCGCGGAGGGTTCTGGGTCGGCGCGGTCGCAGAAATCTGCATCATCGTCGCCAGCCTCGTTTACGTGGTCTCCAGCGAACTCTGGGCGCTGATCGCTTGGGAAGCACTCGCGACCGGTTACCTCGCTATCGGGTTCACCCTCGCCTGGAGCGGCAAACGCCCCTCCCGAGTCTCCCGCGGCGACGTCCGCGCCGTCGCACGATGGTCGTGGGTTCTTCCCCTCATCTCCAGTTTCGCCGGCGTCAACTCCGCCGTGCTCGCCCTGATCGCCCGCGGCGACGGCATCCACAACGACGCCCTGCTCGGCGTCGCCGCATCCATCGGTGTCGTCCTGTCCTGGACACTCCTGCACACCGGCTTCGCGCAGATGTATGAAGCCACCGACATCGCCTCAGACCAAGACGCCATCACCTTCCCCGGCAACGACCGCCCCGTCTTCCTCAACTACCTCTACTTCTCCTTCACCATCGGAACATCCTTCGCCACCTCAGACGCCACACTCAAAACCCTCCCCGCTCGACGACTCGTCCTCATCCACGGCGTGGTCTCCTTCTTCTACAACGCCCTTGTCGTCGCCGTCGCATTCCAAGTCCTCCAACACGCCGTGGCTTCCTAACACCTAACGTGGCAATGCTTCGTGGCGCTCTCCTGTCGCTGTCATATGCTGCTCGTTCGCTGGGAGCGCGTCAACGGCCTCGGGATGGTTGTCGAGCGTGATGCCGGAGAAGCTCATCGGGAGGCCCTGTGCGGTCCAAAGTGAGGCGCGGTCCATGAGTTGCGCATGCACATGCGGCTCGCTGGTGTTGCCAGAGTTCCCGCAGCCTCCGATGACCGTGCCAGCAGTCACCCGGTCACCGACCTTCACGGTCAGCGATCCCTGCTGCAGATGTGCGACAGTCGCGTATGCGCCATCGCCACTGCGGATGGTGACGTGATTTCCGATGACGAACCCTGGCCCGCCGATTTCGCGGATCATGCCCTCGATCATCATGTAGACGATGCCCCAACCGTTGGAGCGGGCCCGGTGATCCCTGCGCCATCCTGAAGCGCGTACGACCTCCCCGTCGACCATCGCGAATACGGGCTCACCGAACGCAGGATACGCACTCGGTAGCCGCATCATCGCGCCACCGAACTCCGGGCGCGGTTCAGCCACCGGGTCGGCGACAATATCGATGGCATAAGCCTGCCCATAGGCCCTCACACCGTGGCTAGGAACCTTCGAGGCTGGACTATTCATCCCCAACCACCGGCCTCGCACTGGTGGCTCGACCACCCGGACCGGAGAGTCCGGGAGTAGTCGCGGTGCCAGGAACACCAGCATCAGACAGAGACCGGCAAGTGCGAGAGCGGCGAACACAGCAGCGAGCCACACCTCACGAACACCTCCGGCACTCATGAAGCGCCCCAAGACTGCGTTGCCGATGAGGACCACTGCCGCGAGGTAGTAGAGCGGGATTCGCACGCGGTACAGCGCCAGCACTGCTCGTTTCATCGCCCCGCCCCCACCAGGCAGGCCAGCAGCGGCACGATCCGCGCCGCGGGCACCTCGTAATTCCCGCGACCGCTCTGCTTGACCCAGCCCGCTGCGACAAGCTGCCGGAGATGGTGGTGCAGCTGTCCGGTCGTGCCGAGAGACGCAACCTCGGCAAGATCAGCCGTCGCGTGCGTGCCCGAGAGGATATGGCGCAGCAGTTCCAGTCGCACAGGATGCCCGAGCGCAGAGAATGCCGCGGCTTGATCGGACCACTCCGTCTCCCAAATACCCGCGGTGCCCGCGGCCTGCTGCCACGCTACCGGCGTACCATCCGGCAGTTTGAGCGAACCCACCAGCATGACCGCCCCCTCGACTGTCGAGGGGTGATCGTTCAGCTGGGACTGTAAGCCCGTCAAAGCCCAGAACTGCTCCTCATCCAGGATTGGTGAAGAATCACGCGCCCGATCGGGGCTTTCGGCCATCGCTTCCAACCGTGCCATGCGCTCGGACAGCGCCTCCAGCTCCGCTCTCAAATCCTCACCAGGCTTGATCATAAGCACGATAGTACGCTATATCGTTCTTCCGTACTAACTCTGGAACTCCTCTCTCACTTGCCGCATCCCTTCGACGAAGCGAGTCAGTGCCACCGCTCGCCGTCGTTGTCGTCACGCGGCTCAGGCACTCAGAGGGCGAGAGCGGAACGTATCCGGTCAGCCCAGCCCCGGCTACGACTCCCAGCGCTAGGGCCTCCGCGCTCCCGCTCCCTTGACCGCCCCTCAGATTCCCCCACACGTCTGGCACTAAGAGTGCGAGCCGCGCGCTGCGCGCGCACCTAACCCCCGAGATCGCCCCTGATGTGACGGTCTCGGGGAGGGGCCGTCGTGGTGATGACCATCCGTGTCATGTCGTCCGGCAAGGGCTACGAGTACCTGCTGAAATCGGTCGTCGTCGGCGACGGCGACCGGGAGATGAGCAGCCCGCTGACCCGGTACTACACCGAGTCCGGCTGCCCGCCCGGAACCTGGGTCGGCACCGGCCTGATGAGCCTCGACGACGGGCGCACCCCGGCGCTGGCCGAGGGCGACACGGTGACTGAGGAACACCTGGCCCGACTGCTCGGTGACGGCATCCATCCGGTCACTGGCGGTAAGCTCGGCAAGAGGTTCCCCTCGTTGCAACCCCCACGCGAGCGGATTGCGGCGCGCGTTGCACGCCTCGACCCCGGCTTGCGTGGCGCGGCGCGGGCCGAGGCTGTGGAGCGCATCCGTGAGGGAGAGGTTGCGAAGAAGCCTCGCACCGCCGTTGCAGGGTTCGACTTGACGTTCTCCCCACCGAAGTCGGTCAGCGCGATCTGGGGCGTGGCCGACGCGGGCACGCAAGCCCTGATTGCGCAGGCGCATCACGCCGCGATGCGCGACACGATCGCGTTGCTGGAACAGCGGGTCGCTGCAACCCGCGTCGGTGCGGGCGGTATCGCGCAGATGCCGATCGTGGGCGTGATCGCCACCGCGTTCGACCACTACGACTCCCGAGCCGCCGACCCGCAACTACACACGCACGTCGTGGTGTCAAACAAGGTGCAGGGCGTAGATGGGCGCTGGCGCACCCTCGACTCCCGCCGACTGCACAAGGCCGCTGTCGCTCTCTCGGAGTCGTACAACGCCTTCCTCACCGATCACACCGCGCGGCTGCTCGGCGTGACGTGGGTGCCCGTCGACCGGGGCAAAGACCGCAACACCGGATGGGAGATCGAAGGCGTACCGGCGGCGCTGATCGCGGAGTTCTCCCGACGCACCACCGGCGGCAGCGACGGCGGGGCGGGCATCGAGCAGGTCAAGAACCGGCTGATCGAGCAGTACGTCGCCGAGCACGGCAGGCAACCCTCAGCGGCGACGATTGCGAAGCTCCGGCAACAGGCGACCTTGGAGACGCGACCAGAGAAAGAACTGCACTCGCTGGCCGACCTCACCACCGACTGGCGGGCGCGTGCCGAGGTCGTGCTCGGCGAGGACGCACCCACCTGGGCGCAGCACCTGCTCGACCGGGGTGCGACCGAAGCCCGGCTGCGCGCGGACGATCTCGGGCTGGAGCAGATCGAGGATCTCGCCTCGGTGGTGCTGATGAGCGTGGCGAACCGGCGCGCAACCTGGGGGCGCTTCAACCTGCACGCCGAGACCATGCGGCAGATCATGGGCGTCCGGTTCGCAACCACCGACGACCGTCTCCAGGTGCTCGACCAGATCGTCGCGCACGCCGAAGCCGAATCGCTGCGGCTCACCCCCGACTACCACCGCGCCCTACCCGCCCACTACGTCGAGAGCGAGGGCAACAGGTTCCAGCCGGTCGATCAGATCGCGTACTCCAGCCAAGACATCCTCGACGCCGAGCAGCGCCTACTCGCACACAGCCAGCGCACCGGCGGGCCAGCATTGACGGCGCGGCTCGTCGCGCGGCATACCTCTCGCAAGATCAGGGGCGTTCGGCTCGACCCCGACCAGGCCGTCGCTATCACCCGCATCGCCCGTTCCGGGCTGAGCCTCGATCTGCTGGTCGGCCCCGCTGGTTCCGGCAAGACCACCGCGCTACGCGCTCTGCACCGGGCATGGACAGCCGCGTACGGACGCGACTCGGTGATCGGCCTCGCGCCGTCGGCAGCTGCCGCCGAAGTGCTCGGCGACTCCCTCGGCGTGCGAGCAGAGAACACCGCGAAGTTCCTCTACGAACACCATCACGGACGCTGGAACCTCGAAGCCGGGCAGCTCGTGCTTGTGGACGAGTCCTCGCTTGCCGGAACCCTCGCGCTCGATCGCATCGCCGAGCACGCCACCGAAGTCGGAGCCAAGGTCGTCCTCATCGGCGATTGGGCGCAACTGAGCGCGGTCGAGACAGGCGGGGCGTTCGGGATGCTCGTGCGACACCGTCAGAGCGTTCCCGAACTCACCGATGTGCGCCGCTTCGCCAACGATTGGGAGAAGAGCGCCAGCCTCGGCCTGCGACACGGACGCACCGATGCGCTCGACGAGTACCAGGAGCGCGGCAGGCTGGCGGACGGTGACGCCGAGGCCATGCTCAATGCGATCTACGAAGCATGGCGCAGCGACCGCGACGCGGGCCTGCGCACGCTGATGATTGCGGGCACCGGCGAGATGGTCGCCCAACTCAACGAGCGCGCCCGCGCCGACCTCATCGAGACCGGGCAGGTTGAGGCCGACGGTCTGCGTCTGCACGACGGCACCACCGCAGGCGTCGGCGATCTCGTCGTCACCCGGCTCAACGACCGCCGCCTGTCCACCGGCAGGGCATGGGTCAAGAACGGTGATCGCTGGCAAGTCACGCACCGCTACGACGACGGCTCGCTCGCTGTGCGGCGGCTGGGGCGCGGCGACAAGCCCCACGGCAAGGCGCTCGTGTTGCCTGCGAAGTACGTGCGCGAGGAACTCGAACTCGGCTACGCCTCCACCGTCCACCGTGCCCAGGGAGCCAGCGTGGATACCGCGCACGCGCTCGTTGACCCCGAAGTCTCGTCGCGGGAGTTGTTCTACGTGGCGATGACGCGCGGTAAGCACCGCAACCACGCCTACGTGATCGTGCCTGACCCGCACGAGGTCGAGCCGCATCTCGACCAGCCGAAGCCGCTGACCCTGATCGACCGGCTTGCCAAGGTGCTTGCGCGCAGCGACGCCGACCTCTCCGCGACCGAGACGCTGACGCTCGAGGTAGACCGTCACGCCTCGCTGTCCACGCTGCTCGCCGAGTACGACGTGCTCGCCCGCGAAGCGCAGATCGACCGCTGGGCCGCGCTGCTCGACATCGCGCCGTTCCCCGAGAACGTGGCCGACGACGTGTTCACCAGCCCCTACTACGAGCGCTTGGAGAGCGCACTCGCACGTCACGAGGCAGCCGGCCACCTTGCAGCCGTCGCGCTCACCGCGCTCGCACCGAGACTCACGCCCGGCGAAGACCAGGCCGACCCCGCCGCGCAGCTGGCCGACATGCTCGACCAAGCCACTCAGAAGCTCCGGCCCGGCAAACGAACCACAGTACGAGTTGCCGGACTCATCTCCACGCCTGCCGAGCCGATCGCAGACGACATGCAGACCGCGCTCACCGAGCGGCAGGCGCTGATCGAGGCTGCCGCGCGCGGACTCCTGCACGACGCCCAAGAAGCGGGAGCCGAATGGGTGGCGCGGCTCGGCCAGCCGAGTTCACGACCCGAAGCGCGAGAGCGGTGGGAAGCACACGCCGCCACGGTCGCGCTGTACCGCTACCAATACGACGTCAGCGGCCCGGCACCGCTGGGCGACCCGAACATCGTGCGTGGCCCTGACCAAGCGGCCGAGTACCGAGCCGGTCAGCATGCGTTGCGGCACATCAAGGCGAGTGCTCAACACGATGATCACAGAGGACCTCAGTCGACCGTCGGCAACACACCACGACGTGGACTCTGACCCGCGACCTCATCAGGCGCGCGACGACACGCCACGCGGAGAACCACTCGGTGACGACGTTGTGGCGGGTGGAAAACTGCTCCGCCGGGCGTGTCACCACGGAACCGACTACGCGGGAGGACGCCGGAAGATACCCTATGTAGCATGGGTACCGCGTACGACTTCCTCAGCTCTCATCTGAAGACGATGGCTGCGCCGTACCTGTTTATCGGCTCGGGGATTTCAAGACGGTATGCTGATCTGCCCGATTGGGAAGGTCTCCTCAGACACTTTGCTGCATTTACTAGCCACCCGTATGAGTACTACCGTGGCCTCGCTTCAGGCGATCTTCCTAAGACTGCCTCACTGCTGGCCAATGAGTTTTACTCGGTGTGGTGGTCCGATAAGCGATTCTCAGATTCGAGAGACAGGTATGGTCCTGAGGTTACTGATCCCTCATCAGCGCTAAAGATCGAAGTGGCAAGGTATTTCGAAGAAGCGATTGAAGGATTCGAGCCGACGGCCGAGCACGCTTCCGAGTTCTCGCTCCTGCAGAGCGCAAACGTCGAAGGAGTGATAACGACCAACTTCGACAGGCTGATGTCCGTTGTTTACCCTGACTACACCGTCTTTACTGGCCAAGATGAGTTGCTGTTTGCCGATCCACAAGGTATCGCGGAAATCTACATGATTCACGGGTCCTCGCAGCAGCCGCGTTCACTCGTTCTGACGGGGGAGGACTACGAGGACTTTCAAGAGCGAGATGCGTACCTTGCCGCCAAGCTGATGACCTTCTTCGTCGAGCACCCGATCGTTTTCCTTGGCTACAGCCTGAGTGACAACAACGTACTTGAGATACTTCGTTCGCTGGTGAAGGCGATGCGTGGCACCAACGCGAGCAAGCTTAAGGAGCGCCTACTTTTCGTCAACTGGGACTCGGAAGCTTCCCCAGAGATTCGCTCTCGAACTGTGCAGATCGAAGGTGGTCAAATCGAGGCATTTGAGATTGTTGTCCCCGACTTCATCGACGTCTTTCGAGCGCTAGGAATCAAGGAGAGGGCGCTTCCGGCTCGTGTTCTACGTCAGCTCAAGAATCAGATTTACGAACTGGTGAAGAGCAACGATCCTGACGGTCGACTCGTGCAGGTTTCCGACATTGAGTCAGCTTCGGATCAACTCGACGTGGTGTTCGGTGTTGGTGCCAAGATGACTGTTAAAGGGATCATTGGCCTATCTCGCTGGGACCTCGTTGATGATGTGCTTGGTTCGCCAGACCGTGGGCTTCCCAGTGACCAGGTGATATCGGAGGCGTTCGGGAGTTCCTTCGCTAGCAACTGGTATGTGCCCTACTGGAAGCATCTCCGGCAAGGTGGATTCCTTGACGAGGCGGGGAGCTTGCTGCCGCAGCTTGAGGTCCCATCCAAGATTCATTCCTATATATCCCGAGAAACCAAGAACCTGGGAAAACGCTCTCTC includes:
- a CDS encoding M23 family metallopeptidase; translated protein: MKRAVLALYRVRIPLYYLAAVVLIGNAVLGRFMSAGGVREVWLAAVFAALALAGLCLMLVFLAPRLLPDSPVRVVEPPVRGRWLGMNSPASKVPSHGVRAYGQAYAIDIVADPVAEPRPEFGGAMMRLPSAYPAFGEPVFAMVDGEVVRASGWRRDHRARSNGWGIVYMMIEGMIREIGGPGFVIGNHVTIRSGDGAYATVAHLQQGSLTVKVGDRVTAGTVIGGCGNSGNTSEPHVHAQLMDRASLWTAQGLPMSFSGITLDNHPEAVDALPANEQHMTATGERHEALPR
- a CDS encoding ArsR/SmtB family transcription factor, with the translated sequence MIKPGEDLRAELEALSERMARLEAMAESPDRARDSSPILDEEQFWALTGLQSQLNDHPSTVEGAVMLVGSLKLPDGTPVAWQQAAGTAGIWETEWSDQAAAFSALGHPVRLELLRHILSGTHATADLAEVASLGTTGQLHHHLRQLVAAGWVKQSGRGNYEVPAARIVPLLACLVGAGR
- the mobF gene encoding MobF family relaxase, yielding MTIRVMSSGKGYEYLLKSVVVGDGDREMSSPLTRYYTESGCPPGTWVGTGLMSLDDGRTPALAEGDTVTEEHLARLLGDGIHPVTGGKLGKRFPSLQPPRERIAARVARLDPGLRGAARAEAVERIREGEVAKKPRTAVAGFDLTFSPPKSVSAIWGVADAGTQALIAQAHHAAMRDTIALLEQRVAATRVGAGGIAQMPIVGVIATAFDHYDSRAADPQLHTHVVVSNKVQGVDGRWRTLDSRRLHKAAVALSESYNAFLTDHTARLLGVTWVPVDRGKDRNTGWEIEGVPAALIAEFSRRTTGGSDGGAGIEQVKNRLIEQYVAEHGRQPSAATIAKLRQQATLETRPEKELHSLADLTTDWRARAEVVLGEDAPTWAQHLLDRGATEARLRADDLGLEQIEDLASVVLMSVANRRATWGRFNLHAETMRQIMGVRFATTDDRLQVLDQIVAHAEAESLRLTPDYHRALPAHYVESEGNRFQPVDQIAYSSQDILDAEQRLLAHSQRTGGPALTARLVARHTSRKIRGVRLDPDQAVAITRIARSGLSLDLLVGPAGSGKTTALRALHRAWTAAYGRDSVIGLAPSAAAAEVLGDSLGVRAENTAKFLYEHHHGRWNLEAGQLVLVDESSLAGTLALDRIAEHATEVGAKVVLIGDWAQLSAVETGGAFGMLVRHRQSVPELTDVRRFANDWEKSASLGLRHGRTDALDEYQERGRLADGDAEAMLNAIYEAWRSDRDAGLRTLMIAGTGEMVAQLNERARADLIETGQVEADGLRLHDGTTAGVGDLVVTRLNDRRLSTGRAWVKNGDRWQVTHRYDDGSLAVRRLGRGDKPHGKALVLPAKYVREELELGYASTVHRAQGASVDTAHALVDPEVSSRELFYVAMTRGKHRNHAYVIVPDPHEVEPHLDQPKPLTLIDRLAKVLARSDADLSATETLTLEVDRHASLSTLLAEYDVLAREAQIDRWAALLDIAPFPENVADDVFTSPYYERLESALARHEAAGHLAAVALTALAPRLTPGEDQADPAAQLADMLDQATQKLRPGKRTTVRVAGLISTPAEPIADDMQTALTERQALIEAAARGLLHDAQEAGAEWVARLGQPSSRPEARERWEAHAATVALYRYQYDVSGPAPLGDPNIVRGPDQAAEYRAGQHALRHIKASAQHDDHRGPQSTVGNTPRRGL
- a CDS encoding SIR2 family protein, with product MGTAYDFLSSHLKTMAAPYLFIGSGISRRYADLPDWEGLLRHFAAFTSHPYEYYRGLASGDLPKTASLLANEFYSVWWSDKRFSDSRDRYGPEVTDPSSALKIEVARYFEEAIEGFEPTAEHASEFSLLQSANVEGVITTNFDRLMSVVYPDYTVFTGQDELLFADPQGIAEIYMIHGSSQQPRSLVLTGEDYEDFQERDAYLAAKLMTFFVEHPIVFLGYSLSDNNVLEILRSLVKAMRGTNASKLKERLLFVNWDSEASPEIRSRTVQIEGGQIEAFEIVVPDFIDVFRALGIKERALPARVLRQLKNQIYELVKSNDPDGRLVQVSDIESASDQLDVVFGVGAKMTVKGIIGLSRWDLVDDVLGSPDRGLPSDQVISEAFGSSFASNWYVPYWKHLRQGGFLDEAGSLLPQLEVPSKIHSYISRETKNLGKRSLPDGVTFQDVLDREGEDWILGHPWSLLDETRDGEGLREYLNNNRSYRQQSYYLTQYAKLAVTLDWLMYGPPNEAKS